TCAGGGACTCTATAGATTATAGCATTGAGGAACTGGCGCCGACATGCGGACGGGCAATCAGAGAGATCACCGACCTCGAAAGCGGCACCGACGCCGATCCGATCAAGCTCCGTCGCATTGCCGCCGCCCTGCGATTGCCAGAAGATGCCTTGCTTTGATATCCGACGCAGAGGGTCGGTGACGCGCTCGTAGCTCAATTGGATAGAGCTCCAGACTTCGAATCTGGCGGTTGCAGGTTCAAGCCCTGCCGAGCGCATCAGATGCTTGAGGACCACACCGCGATATCGCGTGCATGTTAACGGTGTTGATCGGGAATATGGTATTGGCGCCGATCAGCGCGCATTGCGATGGCACGGTGCAATTGGACGAGAGTGGTCTCCCGTCTGCACTGAACCGAGCCCACCGCAAGCGGATTGTGTCCGCTTGACGCCGAGGCAGGAAATCGAATTGGAGAAGTAAGTTGTATGAATCCGGTCTCATAGACTCGCCCGAGCCGCGTCGGCTGACCATGGCCGTCGTGCTGCTGCTTTTGGCTGCTATGGTGGTGTCTAGGATACATGCTCAAGGGCTGCGGAGTTCCGAAACGATCGACAAGATTATCGGCTCCGAGGTGCAGGAAGAACAGATGGAAGCCGCCGTCGAAATGGATCGCGTTATCAGAGCGATCGAAATGACTGCGGACAACATAAGCACCCGGCGCAAGACGACAGCGCTCGACAAGATCGACATCGTGTTTCTCCCCGATGCCGCGGCGACCGCGGGTGGACCGCCTGCGGCAATCTCCGCGAAGCTCGAGGAGCACAAGGAAGAGATCATCCAACTTCGACAGGAGCTTGAGGGCAATGCGATGCTCTACCGCGCCATCGATTCCCGGCAGATCCTGCTTCACGACATTCTGGCGGTCGAATTCGTCGGCCGCGATGTCGTGATCTATGCGGCGACAAAGCCGGCGAACTGATCGCCGGACCGCCGGCATATCCCCAAGCGCGGCTGCGCATCTGGATGCTTGCCATGCCCAGCGCTCGTCCGCGTCACCCCGGGACGATCTTGGAAATGCCGGACAACTCAGTTGTGCAACAGCTTCGGCAAGGTGCCCACCCGATTGAAACGCTTAGCGGGACTCCGGCGCGGCGACAACGACCTTAAGTCAACGGGCGTACGACATTCGCGCGATTGAAATCCGCAAGCAAAAAGCCACGATGCGCGATCTGCCGGTCGTCCTGCGCGCGGCAGTGCTGATCGGCGCGTGGTTGGACATCGAGGTGCCGCAGCATGGTAAAGGCTGGCGTATCCTGCCGCTCTCCCCGCCACCGATTTGACGGTGCCGCTTCGAATCGCAATTGGGGGCTGCTCGCCTCCCGGGGACCCAGCCAAGTGCAGCGCGGCTGGTTCGGTATTACGAAGGCAAGCATACCCCCGTTGGGCGGGAACTCGCCAATCACTGCCAATGATCGGCTGCAAGGCGCCGACGTTGCGTGATGGGTGTAGAAGACAGATCACGATCACTTGATCCGAGAGGGGTTCGGCTTGGTGAATATCTGGCGGAGCCTGCGGCATTTGCCGGCTGCCGGGGAGGTTATTGTCATCCTGCCGTCATCCTGAGTTTCTAAGTTTCAATGGATCAGCAGAAATCCAGCGCGAGAGATCCGATGAAAATGTTCAAACTTGCAACCGCCGCCGGCATTGCCGCCGCATTGATGTTCGGCAGCGCGCAGGCCGCCGAAATCTCGGGCGCGGGAGCGACCTTCCCTTATCCGATCTACGCCAAAT
Above is a genomic segment from Mesorhizobium sp. containing:
- a CDS encoding helix-turn-helix transcriptional regulator, producing the protein MELLTPCSGNDYAFSETVAAAVDAGANVVRSIRDSIDYSIEELAPTCGRAIREITDLESGTDADPIKLRRIAAALRLPEDALL